One genomic window of Elaeis guineensis isolate ETL-2024a chromosome 2, EG11, whole genome shotgun sequence includes the following:
- the LOC105034321 gene encoding U-box domain-containing protein 4, whose product MVSLEDSQIPPLSSQNPCSPSRIQRSHGRSMRTIRSNLYHTDSRNPSPKPGNSTAVSENLTDSVVDFRLRELAVGYSAAKPVSSMASADAADLLDLSHDFSDFSSFDSDISGELHRLAVAHSFQPLSTPGSPAYDGDGEDLLDLGLGFWAESLVSSSEILENASPESLEPVIAACVECLKSSSASIETKRDAAAKVRLLARHRSDFRTLIGSTGAIPALVPLLRSADSAAQENAATALFNLSLEDSNRLAIAGAGAVKPLVYALRTGTVAAKQNAACAILRLSMAEENRAGIGASGAIPALVALLRGGTSRGKKDALTALYKLCSGERRNKERAVEAGAAAPLVALVAERGGGTAEKAVVVLGSLAEVAEGREAIVGEGGIVALVEAMEEGSARGKELALAALLQLCSDSARNRNLLLREGVIPPLVALSQSGSARAKRKAEALLGYLREERQGGAT is encoded by the exons ATGGTGTCGCTTGAGGACTCCCAGATCCCTCCTTTATCGTCGCAGAACCCCTGCTCCCCGTCCAGAATCCAGAGGTCCCATGGCCGTTCCATGCGAACTATCCGCTCTAATCTCTATCACACCGACAGCCGGAACCCCTCCCCGAAACCAGGTAATTCAACTGCTGTCTCCGAAAACTTAACCGACTCCGTCGTCGACTTCCGGCTCCGGGAGCTGGCCGTCGGATACTCCGCCGCCAAGCCCGTCTCCTCCATGGCCTCCGCCGACGCGGCCGATCTCCTCGACCTCTCTCACGACTTCTCCGACTTCTCCAGCTTCGACTCCGACATCTCCGGCGAGCTTCACCGCCTGGCGGTGGCTCACTCGTTCCAGCCGCTCTCTACCCCCGGGAGTCCCGCCTATGACGGCGACGGCGAGGATCTGCTGGATCTGGGGCTCGGGTTCTGGGCCGAGAGCCTCGTGTCCTCTTCGGAGATACTGGAGAACGCGTCGCCGGAGAGCCTGGAGCCAGTGATCGCCGCCTGCGTGGAGTGCTTGAAATCCTCCTCGGCGTCGATCGAGACGAAGCGGGACGCGGCGGCGAAGGTCCGCCTCCTGGCGCGGCACCGATCGGACTTCCGGACTTTGATCGGGTCCACGGGGGCGATCCCGGCGCTGGTCCCCCTCCTCCGTAGCGCCGACTCGGCGGCGCAGGAGAACGCGGCCACCGCCCTGTTCAACCTCTCGCTGGAGGACTCGAACCGGTTGGCTATCGCGGGGGCGGGCGCGGTGAAGCCGCTAGTGTACGCCCTGCGGACGGGGACGGTGGCGGCGAAGCAGAACGCGGCATGCGCGATATTGAGGTTGTCTATGGCGGAGGAGAACCGGGCTGGCATTGGGGCGAGCGGGGCAATCCCGGCTCTGGTGGCGCTGCTGCGCGGGGGAACGAGCCGGGGGAAGAAGGACGCGCTGACGGCGCTGTACAAGCTGTGCTCCGGGGAGCGGCGGAACAAGGAGCGGGCGGTGGAGGCAGGTGCGGCGGCGCCGCTGGTGGCGCTGGTGGCGGAGCGTGGCGGGGGGACGGCGGAGAAGGCGGTGGTGGTGCTGGGGAGCCTGGCGGAGGTGGCGGAGGGAAGGGAGGCGATCGTGGGTGAAGGGGGAATCGTTGCGCTGGTGGAGGCGATGGAGGAGGGTTCGGCCAGGGGGAAGGAGCTGGCGCTCGCCGCGCTCCTCCAGCTGTGCTCCGATAGCGCACGTAACCGGAACCTATTGCTTCGGGAAGGCGTCATTCCGCCGCTCGTCGCCCTTTCCCAGTCCGGCTCCGCCCGGGCGAAGCGCAAG GCGGAGGCGCTTCTGGGGTATTTGCGAGAGGAGCGGCAGGGCGGCGCTACATAG